One genomic segment of Lusitaniella coriacea LEGE 07157 includes these proteins:
- a CDS encoding phage holin family protein has product MPQFITTWLITAIALLITAYIVPGLTINSIPASIIGAAVFGIVNAIVKPILILLTLPLTILSLGLFLLAINAICFGLVGYLTTGFTVSGFFPALFGSIVLSLVSSLIHWLFFNNSVEE; this is encoded by the coding sequence ATGCCGCAGTTTATAACAACATGGCTCATTACCGCGATCGCGCTACTGATTACCGCTTATATCGTACCGGGCTTAACGATTAATAGCATTCCCGCTTCAATTATTGGCGCAGCAGTTTTTGGGATTGTCAATGCGATTGTTAAACCGATTCTCATTCTTTTAACGCTACCGCTAACAATTTTGAGCTTGGGATTATTTCTATTGGCTATCAATGCCATTTGCTTTGGGTTAGTGGGCTATTTAACGACTGGATTTACCGTCAGTGGCTTTTTCCCTGCCTTATTTGGTTCTATTGTGTTGTCGTTGGTTTCTAGCCTTATCCATTGGCTCTTTTTCAACAATTCTGTTGAAGAGTAA
- the cobJ gene encoding precorrin-3B C(17)-methyltransferase gives MTPFKEFQPLAAIATTPAAVKILQPLCQSCGGTLWGPEALSTVEGIQIYRQPLKQQLADLWGSHRALIFCMATGAVVRLIAPLLGDKTRDPAVIVLDRAGKFVISLSGAHQGGGDRLTQGIAAQLGATAILTGASASLDLPGIDVLGKPWGWQRGTGDWTAVSSAIARGETLNVFQEVGSTLWHQHLPPEQQEKFALQPITNPIDSNVSTLWISHRECPPVPNASIAQWHPRVLWLGIGCERGASAQFIDRAISETLGRDRLSDRAIVGIATLDLKADEPGLLQVCQDRNLPLKTFSPESLALIEVPNPSLIVRDAVGTPSVAEAAALLAAQSDTLLAPKRIFKAEGESAVTLAIAQAEREYTGRSGQLWLVGMGPGQLDQMTPAAQSAVNQADAVIGYTLYLDSLKPLYRPGQIIEASPITQEQQRAQRAIELAQWGLSVAVVSSGDCGIYGMAGLVLEELLAIGWDGKTPAVRVFPGISALQAAASLVGAPLMHDFCAISLSDLLTPWEVIKKRLNVAAAADFVTVLYNPRSRKRTQQIVTAQTIFLQHRDPNTPVAIVRSAYRPDENVTLTTLAEMLQHPIDMLTTVAIGNCSTRKYENWMVTPRGYSIQS, from the coding sequence GTGACCCCTTTTAAAGAATTTCAACCCCTTGCCGCGATCGCGACAACCCCAGCAGCCGTAAAAATTCTCCAACCCCTTTGTCAATCCTGTGGCGGAACGCTTTGGGGTCCCGAAGCCTTAAGCACTGTCGAAGGAATTCAGATTTATCGCCAACCCCTCAAACAGCAGTTGGCAGACCTCTGGGGCAGTCACCGCGCCCTGATTTTTTGTATGGCAACCGGGGCAGTGGTGCGGCTGATTGCGCCGTTGTTGGGGGATAAAACCCGCGATCCGGCGGTTATCGTTCTCGATCGCGCGGGAAAATTTGTTATCAGCTTATCCGGAGCGCATCAAGGTGGTGGAGATCGCCTCACTCAAGGCATTGCCGCTCAGTTGGGAGCAACCGCTATTCTCACGGGAGCCTCGGCAAGTTTGGATTTGCCGGGAATTGATGTTTTGGGCAAACCTTGGGGATGGCAGCGCGGTACGGGGGATTGGACGGCAGTGAGTAGCGCGATCGCGCGCGGTGAAACCCTGAACGTTTTTCAAGAAGTCGGTTCTACCCTTTGGCACCAACACCTCCCCCCAGAACAGCAAGAAAAATTCGCCCTTCAACCCATAACCAACCCCATCGATTCCAACGTCTCAACCCTCTGGATTAGCCATCGAGAATGCCCTCCCGTTCCCAATGCCTCTATCGCGCAATGGCATCCCAGGGTATTGTGGCTCGGCATCGGCTGCGAGCGGGGAGCCTCAGCGCAATTCATCGATCGCGCGATCTCAGAAACCCTAGGGCGCGATCGCCTCTCAGATCGTGCAATTGTAGGCATTGCCACCCTCGATCTCAAAGCTGACGAACCCGGACTCTTGCAAGTTTGCCAAGACCGAAACTTACCCCTCAAAACCTTTTCCCCCGAAAGTCTAGCTCTCATTGAAGTTCCCAATCCCTCGCTCATCGTTCGGGATGCTGTGGGAACCCCCAGCGTGGCAGAAGCCGCCGCACTCCTCGCCGCCCAGAGCGATACCCTCCTCGCTCCCAAACGCATCTTTAAAGCGGAAGGGGAGTCTGCCGTTACCCTTGCCATTGCCCAAGCCGAGCGCGAATATACCGGGCGATCCGGGCAACTTTGGCTCGTGGGGATGGGTCCCGGACAGCTCGATCAAATGACCCCCGCCGCCCAAAGTGCAGTGAATCAAGCGGATGCTGTTATTGGCTACACCCTTTATCTCGACTCCCTTAAACCCCTATATCGTCCCGGACAAATTATTGAAGCGAGTCCCATTACCCAGGAACAACAACGGGCGCAGCGTGCCATTGAGCTAGCGCAGTGGGGACTTTCTGTGGCTGTCGTCTCTTCTGGAGATTGCGGTATTTACGGTATGGCGGGACTGGTTCTCGAAGAACTTCTGGCAATCGGGTGGGATGGCAAAACTCCTGCTGTTCGGGTGTTTCCCGGCATCAGCGCCCTGCAAGCTGCGGCATCTTTGGTGGGTGCGCCTTTGATGCACGATTTTTGCGCGATTAGTTTGAGCGATCTGTTAACGCCTTGGGAAGTTATAAAAAAACGCTTAAATGTCGCAGCAGCAGCAGATTTTGTGACAGTTTTGTATAACCCGCGATCGCGAAAACGCACCCAACAAATCGTGACGGCTCAAACCATTTTTCTACAACATCGCGATCCCAACACCCCCGTTGCGATCGTTCGTTCGGCGTATCGTCCCGATGAAAATGTGACGCTCACCACCCTTGCAGAAATGCTGCAACACCCCATCGATATGCTAACCACAGTCGCGATCGGAAATTGCAGCACTCGCAAGTATGAAAATTGGATGGTGACTCCAAGAGGTTATTCAATTCAGAGTTAG
- a CDS encoding peptidylprolyl isomerase: MSAILQVGNQKIAAEQFVSLLKSSQLLPQLLREFFIEQAIASIEYSSEELEGYCNKIAQQPENYGTPSQHIQLRAPRQLKLEKFKESTWGDRVESTFLNCQEQLDRVLFSLIQSEDVEVIQELYFRLQEGEESFAKLASQYSQGPEAHTNGLVGPIELNNLHPKLAQVLKVSQPGQLSPPIRVDKWLVIVRLERYIPAQFDGKMRQRLLDELFEAWLQENISKHAGTVNLQDSDDLDLPPLPLKDDFSATEETAEFMAEAEIEETPELPGEEKESVRALPSKNRGISRNQIAAALLLCLVPFGLGIATVEGLARWKGRSESNSIALNPRIKSLSATVAPKVSDEEAFRSAVNKAMSAAVLTQNAQSQAEWQLVADNWQTAIALMKRVPSSHKDYAVAREKVGEYQKNLDYAQSKLGTSIDAFREAVNNAMRAAELTQTAKSPEDWNTVATHWQKAIAFMGAVPSNNSNYEVAREKVDEYQKNLSYAKSKTDRG; encoded by the coding sequence ATGAGTGCTATTCTCCAAGTTGGAAATCAAAAAATTGCTGCCGAGCAATTTGTATCTTTACTAAAATCCTCTCAGCTTCTTCCTCAACTGCTGCGAGAGTTTTTCATCGAACAGGCGATCGCGTCCATCGAATACTCTTCTGAAGAACTGGAGGGGTATTGTAACAAAATCGCCCAACAGCCAGAAAATTATGGGACTCCCTCGCAACACATCCAACTGCGAGCGCCCAGGCAACTCAAGTTGGAAAAATTCAAGGAATCCACCTGGGGAGATCGGGTCGAATCAACCTTCCTCAATTGCCAAGAACAACTCGATCGCGTCCTCTTCTCCCTCATTCAAAGCGAAGATGTGGAAGTCATTCAGGAACTCTATTTCCGCCTCCAAGAAGGGGAAGAATCTTTCGCCAAACTCGCCAGCCAGTATTCCCAAGGCCCCGAAGCCCACACCAACGGTTTAGTGGGCCCCATCGAACTCAACAACCTGCATCCCAAACTCGCACAAGTCCTCAAAGTCAGCCAACCGGGTCAACTCTCCCCTCCGATTCGCGTTGATAAATGGTTGGTGATCGTTCGCTTAGAGCGTTATATTCCGGCACAATTCGATGGGAAAATGCGTCAGCGATTGCTCGACGAATTGTTTGAAGCTTGGTTGCAAGAAAACATTAGTAAGCACGCTGGAACTGTAAACCTTCAAGATTCCGACGACCTAGACTTGCCCCCCCTACCCCTAAAAGACGATTTTTCCGCAACGGAAGAAACGGCTGAGTTTATGGCAGAGGCGGAGATAGAAGAAACCCCCGAACTCCCTGGTGAGGAGAAGGAATCGGTACGGGCGCTCCCCTCGAAAAATCGCGGCATCTCTCGCAACCAAATTGCGGCAGCTCTTTTGTTGTGTTTGGTTCCTTTTGGCTTGGGGATTGCCACCGTAGAAGGATTAGCGCGGTGGAAAGGGCGCTCCGAATCCAACTCAATTGCCTTGAACCCAAGGATTAAAAGTCTTTCTGCGACAGTAGCGCCCAAAGTTTCAGATGAAGAGGCATTCCGTTCGGCGGTGAATAAAGCAATGAGTGCTGCCGTTCTTACCCAAAATGCTCAATCCCAAGCGGAATGGCAGCTTGTGGCGGATAATTGGCAAACCGCGATCGCGCTGATGAAGCGAGTTCCCTCTTCCCACAAAGATTATGCAGTCGCGCGGGAAAAAGTTGGCGAGTATCAAAAGAATTTAGATTACGCCCAAAGCAAGCTTGGTACTTCAATTGATGCGTTCCGAGAAGCGGTGAATAACGCCATGCGCGCTGCTGAGTTGACCCAAACTGCGAAATCCCCAGAAGATTGGAATACCGTCGCCACCCATTGGCAAAAAGCCATCGCTTTTATGGGTGCAGTGCCGAGCAATAATTCTAACTACGAGGTTGCGCGGGAAAAAGTTGACGAGTATCAAAAGAATCTGAGTTACGCGAAAAGTAAAACCGATCGCGGTTAA
- a CDS encoding heavy-metal-associated domain-containing protein, with translation MKLKVPSIACDNCVAGIEREIRDRDPNAKVEGDVSQKILTIETEMTEAAVKEAIVAAGHEVG, from the coding sequence ATGAAATTAAAAGTGCCTAGTATTGCCTGTGACAATTGTGTAGCGGGGATCGAGCGGGAAATCCGCGATCGCGATCCTAACGCTAAAGTTGAGGGGGATGTCTCTCAAAAAATTCTTACCATCGAGACGGAAATGACCGAAGCGGCGGTTAAAGAAGCGATTGTGGCTGCCGGACACGAGGTTGGCTAA
- the alr gene encoding alanine racemase, with protein MSDTVCQRAWVEIDRGALIHNVRQLKGLLRPETALMAVVKADAYGHGAIAVAETVLEAGATWLAVATLQEGIQLREAGIASPILVLGAINTPGEVDAIARWQLQSTLCNAQQALMFAEVLAQRQQTLTVHLNLDTGMSRLGTPWQDATAFVRLVAQLPSLKLGGIYSHFATADDPDPTVMNLQQEYFGRAIAQIQAEGISLPLLHIANSAATLRDCAFHYDLVRVGLALYGLYPSPHLRPTIDLKPVLQVKARVAQVKTIAAGTGISYGYKYIADRDMRLAVVGIGYADGVPRNLSNRLQVSVRGQRIPQVGAITMDQLMLDVTAIPDLQPGEVVTLIGTDEEQVISADDWAESLNTISWEILCGFKHRLPRIFVN; from the coding sequence TTGTCTGATACGGTTTGTCAGCGGGCGTGGGTGGAAATCGACCGTGGTGCGTTGATTCATAATGTCCGACAATTAAAAGGGTTGTTGCGTCCCGAAACTGCTTTGATGGCGGTGGTTAAAGCAGATGCTTACGGTCACGGGGCAATTGCCGTGGCGGAAACGGTTTTGGAAGCAGGGGCGACTTGGCTTGCGGTGGCGACGCTGCAAGAGGGCATTCAGTTGCGAGAGGCGGGGATTGCGTCGCCGATTTTGGTTTTGGGGGCGATTAATACTCCTGGTGAGGTGGACGCGATCGCGCGCTGGCAGTTACAATCCACTCTCTGCAATGCTCAACAAGCTTTGATGTTTGCCGAGGTGTTAGCCCAACGCCAACAAACCCTAACGGTACATCTCAATTTGGATACGGGAATGTCGCGGTTGGGAACTCCTTGGCAGGATGCAACCGCGTTTGTTCGACTCGTCGCGCAACTTCCCTCCCTAAAATTAGGGGGAATTTATTCTCATTTTGCCACCGCCGACGATCCCGACCCCACTGTAATGAATTTACAACAGGAATACTTTGGGCGCGCGATCGCGCAGATCCAAGCCGAAGGAATTTCTCTTCCCCTCCTCCACATTGCTAACTCTGCTGCAACTTTACGAGATTGCGCTTTCCATTACGATCTGGTGCGCGTCGGTTTAGCCCTCTACGGTTTGTATCCCTCACCCCATCTCCGTCCCACCATTGACCTCAAGCCCGTTCTCCAGGTCAAAGCCAGGGTTGCACAGGTCAAAACCATTGCCGCCGGAACCGGAATCAGCTACGGCTATAAATACATTGCCGATCGCGATATGCGCCTTGCTGTGGTGGGAATTGGCTATGCAGATGGGGTTCCTCGCAATCTATCCAATCGCCTTCAAGTCAGCGTTCGCGGTCAACGCATTCCTCAAGTGGGGGCGATTACAATGGATCAACTCATGCTTGATGTCACTGCCATTCCCGACCTGCAACCGGGGGAAGTAGTAACGTTGATTGGAACCGATGAAGAACAAGTCATTTCCGCCGATGATTGGGCAGAATCTTTAAACACCATTTCCTGGGAAATTCTCTGTGGTTTTAAGCATCGACTGCCGAGGATTTTCGTTAATTAG